In Drosophila yakuba strain Tai18E2 chromosome 2R, Prin_Dyak_Tai18E2_2.1, whole genome shotgun sequence, a single genomic region encodes these proteins:
- the LOC6530900 gene encoding uncharacterized protein LOC6530900, which produces MTSIVEMPKAGLEGALPPWMKIDWSDEVLHDIYRDWGTYYSRRRRENFALHYLNKALALEPTDHMTLYKRCQSKRKAAQMLGALDDSRAAAKLARSVDGEEKAIINLDICDVLYELNQFENSKAEMHNNMRVFIGNKRKSFEQRQLVVDGVIKDVTGEAMSAFFTKNLKTVSIVHDLIKERERVDNRPLWKILKEQGKCDVQSIPEVPEEMLSPMEIARRKRAFNIFHQSYINDSWIDVLFMKMLCKNRNLLLPQCRESSYFLQLLSTKQYEIVRKFMKMLQSRSPLYLVNYLKYGNKAMSDKYREAYLFRVQYQTHRNMNQALKEIRALRKAKKVQQLAKFVEELMGTYVVLKTARVMCWKFEFLNEVYNTMALTLAEQLRVPKGFTPHGSNAILRLLRLPVERVKDFVPVTFGDRAPEPEGNDPATNRAKRLTARLEHRMVFAKYSIEKCYLLHQISQSYLDQGRHSECTYNARKAIKESKNCNSNLWKFLSVVQIVKANAILHKLEQTKEALEDALPIATFLNAPELVLFIENCMACNTEDSINKRATLMQARRVSKSESVATHSLVSAQDIESREG; this is translated from the exons ATGACGTCGATTGTGGAGATGCCAAAGGCAGGTTTGGAAGGAGCCTTACCACCATGGATGAAGATCGACTGGTCGGACGAGGTGCTCCACGACATCTACCGGGATTGGGGAACCTACTACTCCCGTCGCCGGCGGGAGAATTTCGCTTTGCACTATCTGAACAAGGCACTCGCCTTGGAGCCCACGGATCACATGACCCTCTACAAACGATGCCAGAGCAAGAGGAAGGCTGCCCAGATGCTGGGCGCTCTGGACGACAGCCGGGCAGCTGCCA AGCTGGCACGCAGCGTGGATGGCGAGGAGAAGGCCATAATCAATCTGGATATTTGCGATGTACTCTACGAACTGAATCAGTTTGAAAACAGCAAGGCTGAGATGCACAACAATATGAGAGTCTTTATTGGTAATAAAAGAAAGAGCTTCGAGCAGCGTCAGTTGGTG GTGGATGGCGTGATCAAAGATGTGACTGGTGAGGCTATGTCGGCGTTCTTTACAAAGAATCTGAAGACCGTCAGCATTGTGCACGATTTGATCAAGGAGAGGGAAAGGGTCGACAATCGACCCTTGTGGAAGATACTGAAGGAGCAGGGCAAGTGCGATGTGCAGAGTATTCCGGAGGTGCCGGAGGAGATGCTCTCGCCCATGGAGATTGCGCGTCGAAAGCGGGCCTTTAACATCTTCCATCAGAGCTACATAAACGACTCCTGGATCGATGTGCTCTTCATGAAGATGCTGTGCAAGAACCGAAACCTTTTGCTGCCCCAGTGCAGGGAGTCCTCCTACTTCCTGCAGCTGCTTTCCACCAAGCAATACGAGATCGTTCGCAAGTTTATG AAAATGCTGCAGTCCCGCTCGCCACTTTACCTGGTCAATTACCTGAAATACGGCAATAAAGCCATGTCGGACAAATATCGCGAGGCCTACCTGTTCCGCGTACAATATCAGACACATCGCAACATGAACCAGGCTCTGAAGGAGATTAGGGCACTTCGCAAGGCCAAGAAGGTTCAG CAATTGGCGAAATTCGTGGAGGAACTAATGGGCACGTATGTGGTCCTGAAAACGGCACGTGTGATGTGCTGGAAATTCGAGTTCCTTAACGAGGTGTACAACACCAtggctttgactttggccGAGCAGCTTCGAGTGCCCAAAGGATTCACGCCACATGGCAGCAATGCCATACTTAGGCTGCTCCGTCTGCCAGTGGAAAGGGTGAAGGATTTTGTTCCTGTGACATTTGGAGATAGAGCACCAGAGCCGGAGGGCAACGATCCAGCCACTAATAGAGCCAA GAGGTTAACTGCGCGCCTGGAACATCGAATGGTCTTTGCCAAGTACTCAATCGAGAAGTGCTATTTGTTGCATCAGATTTCGCAGTCTTATTTGGACCAAGGACGTCATTCTGAGTGCACTTATAATGCACGCAAAGCAATCAAAG agagCAAGAACTGCAATAGCAATCTCTGGAAGTTCCTCAGTGTGGTTCAGATAGTCAAGGCCAATGCCATTCTGCACAAGCTGGAGCAGACGAAGGAGGCCCTAGAAGATGCCCTGCCCATCGCCACATTTCTGAATGCTCCAGAGTTGGTTCTCTTCATAGAGAACTGCATGGCCTGCAATACGGAGGATTCCATTAATAAGCGGGCCACCCTAATGCAGGCTCGACGGGTGAGCAAGTCCGAATCTGTGGCCACCCACTCGCTGGTCAGCGCCCAGGATATCGAATCCCGAGAAGGTTGA
- the LOC6530901 gene encoding uncharacterized protein YBR056W-A, which produces MYNAGYQVDVIDPYYQPPVEVVNVIGPPPPVEVIMPSPVYNQPVVVVEQPSYNQPGPPPGPSDAECCMLLGACCVMEECGLCAIM; this is translated from the coding sequence ATGTACAACGCAGGCTATCAGGTGGACGTGATCGATCCATACTATCAGCCGCCCGTGGAGGTGGTGAATGTGATTGGACCGCCGCCCCCCGTGGAGGTGATAATGCCCTCGCCCGTTTACAACCAaccggtggtggtggtggagcagCCCAGCTACAATCAGCCAGGACCTCCGCCAGGACCCAGTGACGCCGAATGCTGCATGCTGCTAGGAGCCTGTTGTGTCATGGAGGAGTGTGGCCTGTGTGCCATCATGTAG